A genome region from Alkalispirochaeta americana includes the following:
- a CDS encoding cyclic nucleotide-binding domain-containing protein, whose amino-acid sequence MNYPFCTVDTTTLHGPKVTVSTSFLRDRALLLLAGQAFFTGLSFGLLFNVAYTLLVVEFGSAGLRTVYVLVGVTVPFFTIGFNALEGKLHLARTSLIVTALFTVLFFLAYFALLFLNLSWVIYALMVMNTMGTLYLMMLRGSQAVEIYDARTIKNRYPKITGGEILAVVLAGIMVGPLTTLTGSLERLLIVGGVSMTGAFLMVLMVVGEYIGPAEARHHAHRHEQSRRKSDHGVRAFLAILGKRYTLLVFGYQMITSMISLLVQYIVYSQAQRFFLTQSEMSQFIGLAKSGTTAVSFLFLSFAAGRLLIRFGMPLGLAGSPAGVSVMLVAALVAGLVEGTPGRWFFILVVVSQFVDYAMYSGFVKTSIQSAFQPLPPKERDIVHTFAQGIGIPVSYGLAGLLLVSFARMTRYTPTVAAYLTLIVTGLCGVVGFFLYRAYSAQLRKTLSRRNIGEMELNLEDASTMQVVDRLLEAQDPWILRSGLDLLEKAAHPSYTDRIRDLLERPLQTEARRDLLERIERAKPAWGKDAAERAVLQSDDTSLRSAGIRALCATVDEPASSVSEYLESPSPEIRSAAVSGLFLYGGINGILQAGNVFNSMLGSSDIQERVEAASILERTGIRNFYHPLIGLLKDPSESVVTASLKAAGMVCHPALIPEVLPWIDPVSTRAEAISALVRFEGDLLPWLKRCLEGDPEIPFPRSIRMIRLCARISDPRVGTLLEEALMTRSNGEMAATVQSALSQRGYRAVSPETRKRVLERILENSEKAARILVATHLLEALHQEIRPLISALQDQYRRQEDRIFTLCTLLYNPDEIMGARGKIMEGTAKQKALASEMLDVLLEPEIKRHVIAVIENTETGDIPLLRELFGLSVIDGHGQIQEILTQNDLWPEQWLRTCAEYAAAVTGIAGHTLEESMLTTIERVMTLKAADIFSTIPDAVLAHIASIGEDVDAPPKETFIKKGEMGDCMYIIREGRVSVHDETRSFAELGPGQVVGEMAVLDPEPRSASVTALEETSLLKIEKDAFDSVMADHPGIARGVIHVLCNRLRNSLKK is encoded by the coding sequence ATGAACTACCCTTTCTGTACCGTGGACACCACAACGTTGCATGGGCCGAAAGTAACCGTCAGCACCTCGTTCCTGCGGGACAGGGCGTTGTTATTGCTGGCAGGACAGGCTTTTTTTACAGGACTCTCCTTCGGGTTGCTCTTCAACGTGGCCTATACCCTGCTGGTGGTGGAGTTTGGTTCCGCCGGCCTGAGAACCGTCTATGTTCTGGTGGGGGTGACCGTTCCCTTCTTCACGATCGGTTTCAACGCGCTGGAAGGGAAACTCCATCTAGCCAGGACATCCCTGATCGTCACGGCCCTTTTCACGGTTCTTTTTTTCCTGGCCTATTTTGCCTTGCTCTTCCTGAACCTTTCCTGGGTCATCTACGCCCTTATGGTGATGAATACCATGGGAACTCTCTACCTGATGATGCTGCGGGGATCCCAGGCGGTGGAGATCTACGATGCCAGAACGATAAAAAACCGCTACCCCAAGATTACCGGCGGGGAGATACTCGCCGTGGTTCTTGCCGGTATCATGGTGGGCCCCCTGACAACTCTCACGGGCTCCCTGGAACGGCTCCTGATTGTGGGAGGGGTCTCCATGACAGGTGCGTTCCTGATGGTTTTGATGGTTGTCGGTGAGTACATCGGCCCGGCAGAGGCCCGGCACCACGCCCATCGTCACGAACAGAGCCGGCGCAAAAGCGATCACGGGGTCCGGGCCTTCCTGGCAATTCTGGGAAAACGCTATACCCTGCTGGTTTTTGGATACCAGATGATCACCTCCATGATCTCCCTGCTGGTGCAATATATTGTGTACTCCCAGGCGCAGCGCTTCTTTTTGACCCAGTCCGAGATGAGTCAGTTCATTGGTCTGGCAAAATCTGGGACAACCGCTGTGAGCTTCCTCTTTCTCAGTTTTGCAGCGGGGCGCCTGTTGATACGCTTTGGTATGCCCCTGGGCCTGGCGGGAAGCCCTGCGGGAGTATCAGTAATGCTTGTGGCTGCTCTGGTAGCAGGCCTGGTCGAGGGAACTCCCGGCAGATGGTTTTTTATCCTGGTAGTGGTCTCCCAGTTTGTCGACTACGCAATGTATTCCGGTTTCGTAAAAACCTCTATCCAAAGCGCCTTCCAGCCGTTGCCTCCAAAAGAACGGGATATCGTTCATACCTTTGCCCAGGGGATCGGAATTCCCGTCAGTTACGGCCTGGCGGGGCTGTTGCTTGTCTCCTTCGCCCGGATGACGCGCTACACCCCAACCGTGGCGGCCTACCTCACACTGATAGTGACGGGCCTCTGCGGAGTGGTGGGATTCTTTCTCTACCGGGCCTATAGTGCCCAGCTCCGCAAGACCCTCAGCCGGCGGAACATTGGCGAGATGGAACTCAATCTGGAAGACGCATCCACAATGCAGGTTGTGGACCGGCTTCTTGAAGCGCAAGACCCCTGGATCCTTCGTAGCGGTCTGGACCTTCTGGAGAAGGCGGCCCACCCCTCATATACCGATAGAATCCGGGACCTGCTGGAACGCCCTTTGCAGACAGAAGCCCGGAGGGATCTGCTGGAGCGGATAGAACGGGCGAAACCAGCCTGGGGAAAGGATGCCGCGGAGCGGGCGGTTCTGCAATCGGACGATACGTCCCTCCGCTCTGCAGGAATCAGGGCGCTCTGCGCCACCGTGGATGAGCCGGCCAGTTCTGTGTCGGAATATCTCGAGAGCCCCTCTCCGGAGATCAGAAGCGCCGCCGTAAGCGGATTATTCCTCTACGGAGGAATTAATGGAATCCTTCAGGCTGGAAACGTCTTCAACTCCATGCTTGGTAGCTCTGATATCCAGGAGCGGGTCGAAGCGGCAAGCATACTGGAACGAACAGGAATCAGAAATTTCTACCATCCCCTGATAGGTCTGCTGAAAGACCCCTCGGAGAGCGTGGTTACGGCATCTCTCAAGGCAGCTGGCATGGTCTGCCACCCGGCACTGATCCCGGAAGTGCTTCCCTGGATTGATCCGGTAAGCACCCGGGCCGAAGCCATCTCCGCTTTGGTCAGGTTTGAGGGAGACCTTCTTCCCTGGTTAAAGAGGTGTCTCGAGGGGGATCCGGAAATTCCTTTCCCTCGATCGATCAGAATGATCCGCCTCTGCGCCCGGATTTCCGATCCTCGGGTGGGAACGCTTCTCGAAGAGGCCCTCATGACCCGGAGCAACGGCGAGATGGCGGCAACGGTTCAAAGCGCTCTCTCGCAACGGGGCTACCGGGCCGTATCACCGGAGACAAGAAAAAGAGTTCTGGAACGGATTCTGGAAAACTCGGAAAAGGCAGCCCGGATTCTTGTGGCAACCCATCTGCTTGAAGCCCTGCACCAGGAGATCAGACCTCTCATATCTGCGCTTCAGGACCAGTACCGGCGACAGGAGGACCGGATTTTCACCCTCTGCACCCTGCTGTACAATCCCGACGAGATCATGGGAGCCCGGGGAAAAATAATGGAGGGCACGGCAAAACAGAAAGCCCTGGCAAGTGAGATGCTCGATGTGCTCCTGGAGCCCGAGATCAAGCGTCATGTGATTGCCGTGATCGAAAATACAGAAACCGGGGATATCCCGCTACTCCGCGAGCTCTTTGGTTTATCCGTCATTGACGGGCACGGGCAGATACAAGAAATCCTGACCCAAAACGATCTTTGGCCGGAACAATGGTTGCGCACCTGCGCCGAGTACGCGGCTGCCGTGACGGGAATAGCCGGTCACACCCTGGAGGAATCTATGCTGACCACAATTGAACGGGTGATGACCCTGAAAGCTGCCGATATATTCTCCACCATTCCCGATGCAGTACTGGCACATATCGCTTCTATCGGAGAGGACGTGGACGCTCCGCCAAAGGAAACTTTTATAAAAAAAGGCGAGATGGGCGACTGCATGTACATCATTCGGGAGGGACGGGTTTCGGTCCACGATGAGACCAGGAGCTTCGCCGAACTCGGGCCGGGTCAGGTGGTGGGAGAGATGGCCGTCCTCGATCCAGAGCCACGGTCCGCCTCGGTAACAGCCCTGGAGGAGACAAGTCTGCTCAAGATAGAGAAAGACGCCTTTGACTCGGTTATGGCCGATCACCCCGGGATTGCCCGGGGCGTTATTCATGTCCTCTGCAACAGGCTGCGGAACAGTCTGAAAAAGTAG
- a CDS encoding Cof-type HAD-IIB family hydrolase, with translation MYRLIATDIDDTLLAPDGSFPEVNRLALARLHRQGVAVVLSSGRATVSMRPFAEKIGPADDTEYLISFNGARVSTVKSDTVLFQHLLSQEAVRIVMEYARKESLLVHGYRDESFLTEQDHPRSARYARDTGMNCLQTPDMAADLPLGSPKLLVIGDPRELPRHRDELIKRSRGLFDGVFSKPEYLEIMAPGVSKGKALHELAGHLKIPLEETIALGDSLNDLEMIATAGLGIAVANARDELKGVADLVLAQTASEGAVAEVARRFWSITA, from the coding sequence ATGTATAGATTGATCGCAACAGACATTGATGACACCCTTCTGGCCCCGGACGGTTCCTTTCCCGAGGTTAATCGGCTTGCTCTGGCGCGCTTGCACCGCCAGGGTGTGGCGGTGGTTCTCAGCTCGGGCAGAGCCACCGTAAGCATGAGGCCCTTCGCCGAGAAAATTGGCCCCGCCGACGATACGGAGTATCTCATTTCCTTCAACGGGGCCCGGGTGAGTACCGTGAAGTCCGACACCGTTCTGTTTCAGCATCTTCTGTCTCAGGAGGCGGTGAGAATCGTCATGGAGTACGCCCGGAAGGAATCCCTTCTCGTTCACGGGTACCGGGACGAGTCCTTTCTGACTGAACAGGACCATCCCCGCAGCGCTCGCTACGCCCGGGATACGGGAATGAACTGCCTGCAGACACCCGATATGGCAGCAGACCTTCCCCTGGGTTCACCCAAACTGCTTGTTATCGGAGATCCCCGGGAATTGCCGCGCCACAGGGACGAGTTGATAAAACGCTCCCGGGGCCTCTTCGACGGAGTCTTCTCAAAGCCGGAATACCTGGAAATCATGGCCCCCGGGGTGAGTAAGGGCAAGGCCCTGCACGAACTGGCGGGGCACCTGAAAATTCCCCTGGAGGAAACCATTGCTCTGGGGGACAGCCTGAACGATCTGGAGATGATCGCCACAGCGGGGCTGGGGATCGCCGTGGCCAACGCCCGGGACGAGCTGAAAGGTGTGGCCGATCTGGTGCTGGCCCAGACCGCATCCGAAGGGGCTGTCGCAGAGGTGGCGCGCCGTTTTTGGAGCATCACCGCTTGA
- a CDS encoding FAD binding domain-containing protein encodes MIPFDVTFLRPDSVEEVAQALQEARRTGARAAYFGGGTEIVTLARENKLRAEILLDYKTLSQARREPGGSSFSQAQAQAQAQAQERLAWGSALRLNEVSDGGACLLLAMCCNGVADRTVRNSITLGGNICGMLPYREAVLPFLLLQGELESLAEPGSLTWSSVEERFSKRLKLEEGELALSFSLESALVAGLESDGVIHLENAPGRVTALARGDRGGWFYERRTTGGPVDYPLSTLVLVQLDGRYRLALTGVFGYPLRAFRAEEVLNSGFSGDFASPTEADRLQRAGAALDAEGLKYKADLRGARDYRRSVALQGLAAGMEALA; translated from the coding sequence ATGATACCCTTTGATGTGACGTTCCTTCGACCTGACTCGGTTGAAGAGGTGGCTCAGGCTCTGCAGGAGGCCCGCCGAACCGGTGCCAGGGCGGCGTATTTTGGAGGCGGGACAGAAATTGTCACCCTGGCGCGGGAGAACAAGCTCCGGGCAGAGATTCTGCTGGATTATAAAACCCTCTCCCAGGCACGACGAGAACCCGGCGGATCATCTTTTTCTCAGGCTCAGGCTCAGGCTCAGGCTCAGGCGCAAGAGCGGCTTGCCTGGGGCAGCGCTCTTCGGTTGAATGAAGTTTCCGACGGTGGAGCCTGTCTGCTCCTGGCGATGTGCTGCAACGGCGTAGCTGACCGGACAGTGCGGAACTCCATTACTCTGGGAGGGAATATCTGCGGAATGTTGCCCTACCGGGAGGCGGTCCTCCCCTTCCTGTTACTTCAGGGAGAGCTTGAAAGTCTCGCTGAGCCCGGAAGCTTGACCTGGAGTTCTGTGGAGGAACGATTCTCAAAACGGTTGAAACTGGAAGAAGGAGAGCTGGCGCTCTCTTTCAGTCTGGAGAGTGCCCTCGTAGCGGGGCTGGAGTCAGATGGAGTGATTCACCTGGAAAACGCACCAGGACGAGTGACCGCGCTGGCTCGGGGAGACCGGGGCGGGTGGTTTTACGAGCGAAGAACCACCGGTGGTCCTGTGGATTATCCCTTGTCGACCCTGGTGCTGGTACAGCTTGATGGCCGGTATCGGCTGGCCCTGACGGGAGTTTTCGGGTATCCCCTGCGGGCATTTCGTGCCGAGGAAGTTCTGAACAGTGGTTTTTCTGGTGATTTTGCCAGCCCCACGGAAGCGGATCGATTGCAGCGTGCCGGGGCGGCCCTGGATGCGGAGGGCCTGAAATACAAGGCCGATCTGCGGGGCGCCAGGGACTACCGGCGTAGTGTTGCTCTTCAGGGCCTGGCTGCGGGAATGGAGGCGCTTGCCTGA
- a CDS encoding DUF2797 domain-containing protein, giving the protein MEATGIAVKMPVRIESGQVAYEMRLEDPRSGVGTSPAAVRTLPISTFLGKPLRLEHRGEYACVRCGTALKKVFGEGFCYPCFRNAPEAAECIVKPELCEAHLGRGRDVQWEEDHHNQPHAVYFARSSALKVGVTRLTQVPVRWIDQGASWAVVIARVPYRQLAGRIEVAMKALYTDRTAWQRMLKDETPADPVDLAVELQRVRELLADCEPELTEYLVQPGQAEPLTISYPVIAPPEKVKSVNLAKTPLVESILQGIRGQYLIFEGGAVLNVRRHSGFRLRISVLGG; this is encoded by the coding sequence ATGGAAGCAACGGGAATAGCAGTAAAGATGCCTGTCCGGATTGAGAGTGGCCAGGTGGCTTACGAAATGCGGCTTGAAGATCCCCGGTCGGGGGTTGGCACCTCTCCGGCGGCGGTTCGGACTCTTCCCATCAGCACCTTTCTGGGCAAACCCCTGCGGTTGGAGCACCGGGGTGAGTACGCCTGTGTTCGCTGCGGGACCGCTCTCAAAAAAGTTTTTGGCGAGGGATTCTGCTACCCCTGTTTTCGCAACGCCCCCGAGGCGGCCGAGTGTATCGTGAAACCGGAACTGTGTGAGGCTCACCTGGGGCGCGGCCGGGACGTTCAGTGGGAAGAAGACCATCACAACCAGCCCCACGCCGTCTACTTTGCCCGGTCCAGCGCCCTGAAGGTAGGGGTCACCCGACTGACCCAGGTTCCTGTGCGCTGGATAGACCAGGGAGCCTCCTGGGCGGTGGTGATCGCCCGCGTTCCCTACCGCCAGCTGGCGGGGCGGATCGAGGTGGCCATGAAAGCGCTCTATACAGACCGGACTGCCTGGCAGCGTATGCTGAAAGACGAGACACCGGCTGATCCCGTGGATCTGGCAGTGGAACTGCAACGGGTACGGGAGCTTTTGGCTGACTGTGAGCCGGAGCTAACGGAATATCTGGTGCAACCCGGCCAGGCTGAGCCGCTGACGATCTCCTATCCTGTGATTGCCCCGCCGGAGAAGGTCAAGTCAGTGAACCTGGCAAAAACTCCCCTGGTAGAGAGCATTCTTCAGGGAATCCGGGGGCAGTACCTGATCTTTGAAGGAGGCGCCGTCCTGAATGTACGGCGCCACAGCGGGTTTCGCCTTCGGATCTCGGTTCTTGGCGGTTAG
- a CDS encoding (2Fe-2S)-binding protein — MKIFQGLTELVLLINGENRKVAVRPGDTLLHTLRRGLGLTGTKRGCENGDCGACTVQVAGVPIKSCYTLTVDVAGTAITTIEGLQGTPVQRAFEQAEGFQCGYCTSGFIVNGDAFLRRWPGVAPGIERQVWLQSNICRCTGYETIEKAMDRSRQYPPK, encoded by the coding sequence ATGAAAATTTTCCAGGGATTGACGGAACTGGTGCTTCTGATAAACGGCGAGAATCGTAAGGTTGCGGTTCGACCCGGAGACACGCTCCTGCACACGTTACGCCGCGGTCTGGGGCTCACCGGGACAAAACGGGGGTGTGAGAACGGTGATTGCGGTGCCTGCACCGTTCAGGTTGCGGGAGTTCCCATCAAGTCCTGCTACACCCTGACAGTGGATGTAGCAGGAACGGCGATTACCACCATCGAGGGGCTGCAGGGGACTCCGGTTCAGAGGGCTTTCGAACAGGCCGAGGGCTTTCAGTGCGGCTATTGCACCTCAGGATTTATCGTCAACGGTGATGCCTTTCTCCGCCGATGGCCCGGAGTCGCTCCCGGGATCGAGCGCCAGGTCTGGCTTCAGTCAAACATCTGTCGTTGTACCGGGTACGAGACGATAGAGAAGGCGATGGACCGGTCCCGGCAGTATCCACCAAAATAA